In the Drosophila gunungcola strain Sukarami unplaced genomic scaffold, Dgunungcola_SK_2 000001F, whole genome shotgun sequence genome, one interval contains:
- the LOC128261934 gene encoding uncharacterized protein LOC128261934, with translation MDRVFLILSVVVTSNWATDYNLLPEDPDLYVPCTDGPPGSFGLSEAVDMTNIVIDQDPDGIHISGNCTVVWNIPLTDRIAARMVVMHYDRGTWEPTVFSIHTPNICQVMFDEDQYWFKNWFKHFANREEISEKCLGTKGTVLVYNPFTVRPRLENIHGPIFNGRYKAVVTFEPYDENNIKRPSSLCFEIRGEAERIKNFKI, from the exons ATGGATCGAGTATTTCTGATTCTCTCTGTGGTTGTGACCAGCAATTGGGCCACAGACTATAACCTCTTGCCCGAGGACCCGGATTTGTATGTGCCATGCACAGACGGGCCTCCTGGATCGTTTGGACTTAGCGAAGCCGTCGACATGACCAACATAGTGATCGACCAGGATCCCGACGGCATTCATATATCGGGAAACTGCACTGTCGTCTGGAATATACCCCTCACCGATCGCATTGCT GCCAGGATGGTTGTGATGCACTATGACCGCGGTACCTGGGAACCTACTGTGTTCAGTATCCACACACCAAACATTTGCCAGGTGATGTTCGATGAGGATCAATACTGGTTCAAAAACTGGTTTAAACATTTTGCTAATCGCGAGGAAATCAGCGAGAAGTGCCTCGGTACGAAAGGC ACCGTTCTGGTATACAATCCATTTACTGTAAGACCGCGTCTGGAGAACATACATGGCCCCATTTTTAATGGTCGCTACAAGGCGGTGGTTACCTTTGAACCGTACGACGAAAATAACATAAAACGACCGTCTTCTCTGTGCTTCGAGATCAGAGGCGAGGCCGAGAggataaaaaattttaaaatttaa
- the LOC128262093 gene encoding uncharacterized protein LOC128262093: protein MFEILLMLAVNLATSVWATDYYLLVEDPDVYSPCTDAPPGSISIPEAFNMDNMVFDLDENGIHVSGNATVKWSIPRTDRVSAGFRVMKFNRGSWEPTVFSQVTPNFCAVLFDKNQYWYKYWFQYVANHEEIKQKCITTTDTVLVHNPFTMQLRLDNVNGVSFRGRYKAVFTFEAFDEKNQRRPTSLCFEFRGEVEKVKK from the exons atgtttgaaattcTGCTTATGCTGGCTGTGAACTTGGCCACCAGCGTTTGGGCGACGGACTACTACTTGCTGGTCGAGGATCCAGACGTCTACTCACCGTGTACTGATGCCCCGCCCGGTTCGATTAGCATCCCCGAAGCCTTCAACATGGATAATATGGTGTTCGATCTGGACGAAAACGGCATTCATGTTTCGGGGAATGCCACTGTCAAATGGAGCATACCTCGCACCGATCGTGTTTCC GCCGGTTTTCGAGTGATGAAATTCAACCGCGGATCCTGGGAACCCACGGTATTTAGCCAGGTCACGCCAAACTTTTGTGCCGTCCTGTTCGACAAAAATCAATACTGGTACAAATACTGGTTTCAATACGTTGCGAACCATGAGGAGATAAAGCAAAAATGCATCACAACGACAGAT ACCGTGCTGGTGCATAACCCATTCACTATGCAATTGCGTTTGGATAACGTTAACGGCGTATCTTTTCGAGGACGCTATAAAGCTGTATTTACCTTTGAAGCTTTCGATGAAAAGAACCAGAGGCGACCAACTTCCTTGTGCTTCGAATTCAGAGGCGAGgttgaaaaagtaaaaaagtaa